A stretch of Triticum aestivum cultivar Chinese Spring chromosome 1D, IWGSC CS RefSeq v2.1, whole genome shotgun sequence DNA encodes these proteins:
- the LOC123182951 gene encoding sulfhydryl oxidase 1 isoform X2, with translation MAPAAARVLVLVLAVAVASSLAGRADALRSLGVGDGAGAGAAAQGDYAVDLNATSFDAFLTASREQFAVVEFFAHWCPACRNYKPHYEKVAKLFNGPNAAHPGRILMARVDCASKVNVDLCSRFSVDHYPFLLWGPPPKFANTKWDRKQEKSDIKLIDDGRTAERLLMWINKQLESSFTLDDKKYENESMLPNSTSDPKQVVQAIYDVEEATAHALQIILEHKMIKADTRDSLIRFLQILVAHHPSKRCRRGSAELLINFDDHWPSNLSLSSQDSSKLLESVAADNHKICGKEVPRGYWIFCRGSKSETRGFSCGLWVLLHSLTVQIGDGESQSTFTSICDFIHNFFICEECRKHFYDMCSSVSVPFKSARDLSLWLWSTHNKVNERLMKEEKDMGTGDPSFPKAIWPPKALCPSCYRSSSRTSDGALQVDWNEDEVFPFLVNYYGKTLVSSYKETYMESLQGRTQVGAALADDASSSHAARVPIGAALGVAAASCTFGALACFWRTQQKNRKQRKNWN, from the exons ATGGCCCCCGCGGCGGCGCgggtcctcgtcctcgtcctcgccgtcgccgtcgcctcctccCTCGCGGGGCGCGCGGACGCCCTCCGGTCGCTGGGCgtcggcgacggggcgggggccgGGGCCGCCGCGCAGGGGGACTACGCCGTGGACCTCAACGCCACCAGCTTCGACGCCTTCCTCACGGCCTCGCGGGAGCAGTTCGCCGTCGTCGAGTTCTTCGCCCACTG GTGTCCAGCTTGCAGAAACTACAAG CCCCATTATGAGAAGGTTGCGAAACTTTTCAATGGTCCAAATGCTGCACATCCTGGGAGAATTCTGATGGCTAGGGTTGATTGTGCATCAAAG GTGAATGTAGATCTTTGCAGTAGATTTTCTGTTGACCATTATCCTTTCCTACTTTGGGGACCCCCACCAAAATTTGCTAACACTAAGTGGGACCGGAAGCAAGAGAAAAGCGACATAAAATTGATTGATGATGGAAGAACAGCAGAGCGTTTACTTATGTGGATAAATAAGCAACTGGAAAG CTCGTTCACTTTGGATGACAAAAAATATGAGAATGAAAGTATGCTTCCAAACAGTACTTCAGATCCTAAACAG GTTGTTCAAGCAATTTATGATGTTGAGGAAGCAACAGCTCATGCGTTACAGATAATTTTGGAGCACAAG ATGATCAAAGCAGACACTCGTGACTCTCTTATAAGGTTTTTACAAATTTTGGTGGCTCATCATCCATCCAAGAG GTGTCGAAGAGGATCTGCTGAGCTACTTATTAACTTTGATGATCACTGGCCTTCAAACCTCTCTTTAAGCTCACAAGACAGTTCTAAATTGTTGGAAAGTGTTGCAGCAGATAACCACAAGATCTGTGGAAAGGAGGTGCCTCGCGGTTACTGG ATTTTCTGCCGTGGAAGTAAAAGTGAAACAAGAGGATTTAG CTGTGGTCTATGGGTTTTGCTGCATTCACTTACTGTCCAAATTGGGGATGGAGAAAGCCAATCAACCTTTACATCAATATGTGATTTCATACACAATTTCTTCATCTGTGAGGAATGCCGCAAACACTTCTATGATATGTGCTCAAG TGTGTCAGTTCCCTTCAAGTCAGCCCGTGATCTCAGCCTCTGGCTATGGAGCACGCATAACAAAGTTAATGAGAGGTTGATGAAAGAAGAAAAGGATATGGGAACTGGCGATCCATCATTTCCTAAGGCTATCTGGCCTCCAAAGGCACTCTGCCCATCTTGCTATCGTTCTTCAAGCAGGACGAGTGATGGAGCCTTGCAGGTTGACTGGAATGAGGATGAAGTATTTCCATTCTTGGTTAACTACTATGGGAAGACGCTTGTATCATCCTATAAAGAAACCTACATGGAGTCTCTTCAAGGGAGGACGCAAGTAGGGGCGGCACTTGCTGACGATGCCTCCTCCTCACATGCTGCAAGAGTCCCAATTGGAGCTGCCCTAGGTGTTGCAGCTGCCAGCTGTACATTTGGGGCACTAGCTTGCTTCTGGAGAACCCAGCAGAAGAACAGAAA GCAAAGAAAGAACTGGAACTGA
- the LOC123182951 gene encoding sulfhydryl oxidase 1 isoform X1 produces the protein MAPAAARVLVLVLAVAVASSLAGRADALRSLGVGDGAGAGAAAQGDYAVDLNATSFDAFLTASREQFAVVEFFAHWCPACRNYKPHYEKVAKLFNGPNAAHPGRILMARVDCASKVNVDLCSRFSVDHYPFLLWGPPPKFANTKWDRKQEKSDIKLIDDGRTAERLLMWINKQLESSFTLDDKKYENESMLPNSTSDPKQVVQAIYDVEEATAHALQIILEHKMIKADTRDSLIRFLQILVAHHPSKRCRRGSAELLINFDDHWPSNLSLSSQDSSKLLESVAADNHKICGKEVPRGYWIFCRGSKSETRGFSCGLWVLLHSLTVQIGDGESQSTFTSICDFIHNFFICEECRKHFYDMCSSVSVPFKSARDLSLWLWSTHNKVNERLMKEEKDMGTGDPSFPKAIWPPKALCPSCYRSSSRTSDGALQVDWNEDEVFPFLVNYYGKTLVSSYKETYMESLQGRTQVGAALADDASSSHAARVPIGAALGVAAASCTFGALACFWRTQQKNRKYSYRLHSLKKI, from the exons ATGGCCCCCGCGGCGGCGCgggtcctcgtcctcgtcctcgccgtcgccgtcgcctcctccCTCGCGGGGCGCGCGGACGCCCTCCGGTCGCTGGGCgtcggcgacggggcgggggccgGGGCCGCCGCGCAGGGGGACTACGCCGTGGACCTCAACGCCACCAGCTTCGACGCCTTCCTCACGGCCTCGCGGGAGCAGTTCGCCGTCGTCGAGTTCTTCGCCCACTG GTGTCCAGCTTGCAGAAACTACAAG CCCCATTATGAGAAGGTTGCGAAACTTTTCAATGGTCCAAATGCTGCACATCCTGGGAGAATTCTGATGGCTAGGGTTGATTGTGCATCAAAG GTGAATGTAGATCTTTGCAGTAGATTTTCTGTTGACCATTATCCTTTCCTACTTTGGGGACCCCCACCAAAATTTGCTAACACTAAGTGGGACCGGAAGCAAGAGAAAAGCGACATAAAATTGATTGATGATGGAAGAACAGCAGAGCGTTTACTTATGTGGATAAATAAGCAACTGGAAAG CTCGTTCACTTTGGATGACAAAAAATATGAGAATGAAAGTATGCTTCCAAACAGTACTTCAGATCCTAAACAG GTTGTTCAAGCAATTTATGATGTTGAGGAAGCAACAGCTCATGCGTTACAGATAATTTTGGAGCACAAG ATGATCAAAGCAGACACTCGTGACTCTCTTATAAGGTTTTTACAAATTTTGGTGGCTCATCATCCATCCAAGAG GTGTCGAAGAGGATCTGCTGAGCTACTTATTAACTTTGATGATCACTGGCCTTCAAACCTCTCTTTAAGCTCACAAGACAGTTCTAAATTGTTGGAAAGTGTTGCAGCAGATAACCACAAGATCTGTGGAAAGGAGGTGCCTCGCGGTTACTGG ATTTTCTGCCGTGGAAGTAAAAGTGAAACAAGAGGATTTAG CTGTGGTCTATGGGTTTTGCTGCATTCACTTACTGTCCAAATTGGGGATGGAGAAAGCCAATCAACCTTTACATCAATATGTGATTTCATACACAATTTCTTCATCTGTGAGGAATGCCGCAAACACTTCTATGATATGTGCTCAAG TGTGTCAGTTCCCTTCAAGTCAGCCCGTGATCTCAGCCTCTGGCTATGGAGCACGCATAACAAAGTTAATGAGAGGTTGATGAAAGAAGAAAAGGATATGGGAACTGGCGATCCATCATTTCCTAAGGCTATCTGGCCTCCAAAGGCACTCTGCCCATCTTGCTATCGTTCTTCAAGCAGGACGAGTGATGGAGCCTTGCAGGTTGACTGGAATGAGGATGAAGTATTTCCATTCTTGGTTAACTACTATGGGAAGACGCTTGTATCATCCTATAAAGAAACCTACATGGAGTCTCTTCAAGGGAGGACGCAAGTAGGGGCGGCACTTGCTGACGATGCCTCCTCCTCACATGCTGCAAGAGTCCCAATTGGAGCTGCCCTAGGTGTTGCAGCTGCCAGCTGTACATTTGGGGCACTAGCTTGCTTCTGGAGAACCCAGCAGAAGAACAGAAAGTACTCGTACCGTTTACACTCTTTAAAGAAAATATGA